A genomic window from Methanobrevibacter sp. TLL-48-HuF1 includes:
- a CDS encoding UDP-glucose/GDP-mannose dehydrogenase family protein yields MKLTIIGTGYVGLVTGTCFAEMGNNVYCVDNNLEKIANLKNNILPIYEPNLASLVKSNQEKGDLIFTGDLKEALDSSNVIFIAVGTPEKEDGSVNLDYVYNVALEIAEVISHDSLIVIKSTVPVGTAFKVKELIESNLDKDIKIDIASNPEFLKEGVAIDDCMHPDRVIIGAQNDEVFDTLKELYSSFIVNSDRFVLMDVKSAEMSKYVANALLATKISFMNEIANICEKVGANVKNVRLGIGSDKRIGYDFIYAGCGYGGSCFPKDVKGLINTAADNGYEPKILANVDEVNENQKLVLVNKIVDKFGEDLSGLTFAIWGLSFKPQTDDVRCAPSLVIASEIIERGGKIQAYDPKAIDNFQQNFDSENIVYENSKYDVLNDADALVLITEWKEFRALDLDELAKRLNQKIIFDGRNIYSPKIRKAGFELYQIGC; encoded by the coding sequence ATGAAACTGACAATTATTGGAACCGGCTATGTAGGTCTTGTTACCGGAACCTGTTTTGCAGAAATGGGAAATAATGTTTACTGTGTTGATAATAATCTGGAAAAAATAGCTAATTTAAAAAATAATATATTGCCGATTTATGAACCTAATTTAGCATCATTAGTTAAATCTAATCAGGAAAAGGGAGATTTGATTTTTACTGGTGATTTAAAAGAGGCTTTAGACAGTTCCAATGTTATTTTTATAGCTGTTGGAACTCCTGAAAAAGAGGACGGCAGTGTTAACTTAGATTATGTTTATAATGTAGCTTTAGAAATAGCTGAAGTTATTAGTCATGATTCATTAATTGTTATTAAATCCACTGTTCCTGTAGGTACTGCTTTTAAGGTTAAGGAGTTAATTGAATCTAATTTGGATAAAGACATTAAAATTGACATAGCCAGCAATCCTGAATTTTTAAAGGAAGGTGTAGCTATTGATGATTGCATGCATCCTGACCGTGTTATTATTGGAGCTCAAAATGATGAAGTTTTTGATACTTTAAAAGAGTTATATTCATCATTTATTGTTAATAGTGACAGATTTGTTTTAATGGATGTTAAAAGTGCTGAAATGAGCAAATATGTAGCTAATGCTCTTCTCGCCACTAAAATATCTTTCATGAATGAAATAGCTAATATCTGCGAGAAAGTTGGTGCAAATGTTAAGAATGTTCGTTTAGGTATTGGCAGCGATAAAAGAATTGGTTATGACTTTATTTATGCAGGATGCGGTTATGGGGGAAGCTGTTTTCCTAAAGATGTAAAAGGATTAATTAACACTGCTGCTGATAATGGTTATGAACCTAAGATTTTGGCTAATGTTGATGAGGTCAATGAAAATCAAAAGCTTGTTTTAGTAAATAAGATTGTTGACAAGTTTGGAGAGGATTTATCAGGTCTTACTTTTGCTATTTGGGGGCTTTCCTTTAAACCTCAAACTGATGATGTAAGGTGTGCACCTTCTTTAGTAATAGCTTCTGAAATTATTGAAAGGGGCGGAAAAATACAGGCATATGATCCGAAAGCTATTGATAATTTCCAACAGAACTTTGATTCTGAAAATATTGTTTATGAAAACTCCAAATATGATGTTTTAAATGATGCTGATGCTCTTGTTTTAATTACTGAGTGGAAAGAATTCAGAGCTCTTGATTTAGATGAATTAGCTAAAAGATTAAATCAGAAGATTATTTTTGACGGCAGGAATATTTATTCACCTAAAATTAGAAAAGCTGGTTTTGAGTTATATCAGATCGGCTGCTGA
- a CDS encoding cation-translocating P-type ATPase codes for MLIKIMDILAGLKMTIVSGVFLLCAIICMVSGIESPIDPAWGAVIISGIPLFYLGLDRLIFEKWVSSALLITIAMIASLAIGEIFAAAEVAWIMALGALLEDWTVERAKKGLKNLIELTPQTGRLIYEKNGKKQEKIISVDEIKIDDVLRVLPGEKIPVDGVVIDGDSSIDQSVITGESLPVDKSDGDEVFCGTLNMYGVLDIKTTSLGENSSLQKLIDLVKQADEKQAPTQRIADKWATWLVPVALIIAAAAWVATGNIERGVTVLVVFCPCALILATPTAVMAAIGQATKHGILIKSGEALENLGELSTITFDKTGTLTYGDLKVSDIIPTGDFTENEVLAIASAVENLSEHPLAKAIADKANDEHIAVEKVSNFKMYPGRGVFGINSKGKIYAGNLNYIKENFEISDKTNTYLDNLNSEGKAIIIVGLNNQVIGIIALSDSIREDSQSVVENLHELGVKTVLLTGDNVKTANYFAKQVGISEVHGNLLPNEKLQWVEKFKKSGNKVCMVGDGVNDAPALKIANVSVAMGSIGSDIAIDAADIALLGDDIEKIPYLKRLSNSTLFTIKFNIVLSMMINAIAIICSVLGLLNPVTGAIVHNAGSCLVVLNAALLYDRNFDKNRIHSHYHYHDDGKHAHSHENVEILGEIHTSEGVKHIHSHRHSLKLKSHCSKL; via the coding sequence ATGTTAATAAAAATAATGGATATCCTTGCAGGACTTAAAATGACAATAGTTTCAGGTGTTTTTCTTTTATGTGCTATTATTTGTATGGTATCTGGAATTGAAAGTCCTATAGATCCGGCATGGGGAGCTGTAATAATTAGCGGAATCCCTTTATTTTATCTGGGTTTAGATAGGTTAATATTTGAAAAATGGGTTTCATCAGCATTATTAATTACAATAGCTATGATAGCTTCACTGGCTATTGGAGAAATATTTGCAGCTGCAGAAGTAGCATGGATAATGGCACTGGGAGCACTTCTTGAAGACTGGACAGTTGAGAGAGCTAAAAAAGGTTTAAAAAACTTAATAGAACTTACTCCTCAAACAGGCAGATTAATTTATGAGAAAAACGGAAAAAAACAGGAAAAAATAATTTCAGTTGATGAAATTAAAATTGATGATGTTTTAAGAGTACTTCCTGGTGAAAAAATTCCGGTTGATGGAGTAGTAATTGATGGAGACAGTTCTATTGACCAATCTGTAATAACTGGTGAATCTCTGCCTGTTGATAAATCAGATGGTGATGAAGTCTTCTGCGGTACTTTAAATATGTATGGTGTACTTGATATTAAAACAACAAGTTTAGGTGAAAATTCATCACTTCAAAAATTAATTGATTTAGTAAAACAGGCTGATGAAAAGCAGGCACCAACTCAAAGAATAGCTGATAAATGGGCAACATGGCTGGTTCCGGTTGCTTTAATAATAGCCGCAGCAGCATGGGTTGCTACAGGAAATATTGAAAGAGGAGTTACAGTTTTAGTCGTATTTTGTCCATGTGCTTTAATATTAGCTACACCAACTGCAGTTATGGCAGCTATTGGCCAGGCTACAAAACATGGAATACTGATTAAATCAGGTGAAGCTCTGGAAAATTTAGGAGAATTAAGTACTATAACTTTTGACAAAACAGGAACATTAACTTATGGTGATTTAAAAGTATCTGATATAATTCCAACAGGTGATTTTACTGAAAATGAAGTTTTAGCTATTGCTTCGGCTGTGGAAAATTTAAGTGAACATCCATTAGCTAAAGCTATTGCAGATAAAGCCAATGATGAACATATTGCAGTTGAAAAAGTAAGTAATTTTAAAATGTATCCAGGCAGAGGAGTTTTTGGAATAAATTCAAAAGGAAAAATTTATGCAGGTAATTTAAATTACATTAAAGAAAACTTTGAAATTTCAGATAAAACTAACACCTACTTGGATAATTTAAACAGTGAAGGTAAAGCAATTATCATTGTAGGATTAAATAATCAGGTTATTGGAATAATTGCATTATCAGATAGTATTCGTGAAGACTCACAGTCTGTGGTTGAAAATTTACATGAGTTAGGTGTTAAAACAGTTCTTTTAACTGGGGATAATGTTAAAACAGCTAATTACTTTGCAAAACAGGTAGGAATTTCAGAAGTTCATGGAAATTTACTGCCTAATGAAAAGCTTCAGTGGGTTGAAAAATTTAAAAAATCAGGAAATAAAGTTTGTATGGTTGGTGATGGTGTTAATGATGCTCCTGCACTTAAGATAGCTAATGTAAGTGTAGCTATGGGTTCAATTGGTAGTGATATAGCTATTGATGCAGCAGATATTGCACTTTTAGGTGATGATATAGAAAAAATACCCTATCTTAAAAGGTTATCTAATTCTACATTATTTACAATTAAGTTTAATATAGTTTTATCAATGATGATTAATGCTATTGCTATTATCTGTTCTGTATTGGGACTGTTAAATCCGGTAACTGGGGCTATTGTTCATAATGCAGGGTCATGTTTAGTTGTTTTAAATGCAGCATTATTATATGACAGAAACTTTGATAAAAATAGGATTCATAGTCACTACCATTATCATGATGACGGTAAACATGCACATTCTCATGAAAATGTAGAAATACTTGGTGAAATTCATACATCTGAAGGTGTTAAACATATTCATTCTCACAGACATTCTTTAAAATTAAAATCTCATTGTTCAAAATTATGA
- a CDS encoding CBS domain-containing protein, which produces MLTSVQKEILQTLINLYQSANGKSIKGEDIAEIMSRNPGTIRNQMQSLRSLGLVKGVPGPRGGYKPTVEAYHSLNISVTDKDFNVPIYKGGEKLKDISVAKIEFTSIPQPGECEAAIKVLGNIKDLNLGDTIRIGPTPVNNLGVMGKIVGRDDMDNILLVDTTTIRSIPKNTVGDIASRNVVSLKVNSTLKEAAKVFAFNDIKGAPVMKDGKAIGVFTVTDFVRAIADDKEDLLVGDLMTTNIVIVNEDMRIANAIEIMLKKAISRVLIADKDNNLLGIVTRTDLINSITNLSQFPIITQ; this is translated from the coding sequence ATGTTAACCTCAGTACAAAAAGAAATTTTACAAACATTGATTAATTTGTACCAATCTGCTAATGGTAAATCTATTAAGGGGGAAGACATTGCTGAAATTATGAGTAGAAATCCGGGAACAATTCGTAATCAGATGCAGTCTCTTAGAAGTTTAGGTTTAGTTAAAGGAGTACCAGGACCTCGTGGTGGTTATAAACCTACTGTTGAAGCATATCATTCTTTAAACATTTCAGTTACTGATAAGGATTTTAATGTACCTATTTATAAAGGTGGAGAAAAATTAAAAGATATTTCCGTTGCTAAAATTGAATTTACCAGTATTCCACAGCCTGGTGAATGTGAGGCAGCTATTAAAGTTTTAGGAAACATTAAGGATTTAAATTTAGGAGATACTATCAGAATAGGTCCTACACCAGTTAATAATTTAGGAGTAATGGGCAAAATTGTAGGCAGGGATGATATGGACAATATTTTACTTGTAGATACCACTACAATCAGAAGCATTCCTAAAAATACTGTAGGTGATATAGCTAGTCGCAATGTTGTATCTTTAAAAGTCAATTCTACTTTAAAAGAAGCTGCAAAAGTTTTTGCTTTTAATGATATTAAAGGAGCTCCTGTAATGAAAGATGGTAAAGCAATAGGAGTATTTACTGTAACTGACTTTGTTCGAGCAATAGCTGATGATAAAGAGGATTTGCTTGTTGGAGATTTGATGACTACAAATATTGTAATTGTTAATGAAGACATGAGAATAGCTAATGCTATTGAAATAATGCTTAAAAAAGCAATTAGTAGGGTGCTTATTGCTGATAAAGATAATAATTTACTTGGAATTGTTACAAGAACAGATTTAATTAATTCTATAACTAATTTAAGTCAATTCCCTATTATTACCCAATAA
- a CDS encoding deoxyhypusine synthase: protein MKVNQIDISKDMKVSDLIAQFEASDVLGAGRVARATDILANMIKDEDTNVFMSLGGPLIPGGMRNIVSQMIREGHVDLIVSSGANLTHDLLEAFGGAHYRDEGKDDEELNAEGIGRIADINVGSNDFEVFEKEIIKLFEIISAKKPVISIQELIYEIGMLIDDENSFIATAARNNVPIFAPGIIDCMIGLQLWIFSQDHDFTISAAGDMPYLSDIVFGSKKVGGILLGGGLTKHYTLASNILNGGLDCAIQITMDRPEAGSLGGAPLEEAKSWSKAKCGSNLATVVGDVTIIFPLIYAAALDKI, encoded by the coding sequence ATGAAAGTAAATCAAATAGATATTTCCAAAGATATGAAAGTAAGTGATTTAATAGCTCAATTTGAAGCATCTGATGTTTTAGGTGCTGGCAGAGTTGCAAGAGCTACTGATATTCTAGCTAATATGATTAAAGATGAAGATACAAATGTGTTTATGAGCCTTGGAGGTCCATTAATTCCAGGTGGAATGAGAAATATTGTTTCTCAAATGATAAGGGAAGGTCATGTAGATTTGATTGTATCAAGTGGAGCTAATCTTACTCATGATTTACTTGAAGCATTTGGTGGTGCTCATTACAGAGATGAAGGAAAAGATGATGAGGAACTTAATGCTGAAGGAATTGGTAGGATAGCTGATATTAATGTAGGATCTAATGATTTTGAAGTCTTTGAAAAAGAAATAATTAAATTATTTGAAATAATATCTGCTAAAAAACCGGTAATATCTATTCAGGAATTGATTTATGAAATTGGAATGTTAATTGATGATGAAAATTCTTTTATAGCTACTGCAGCTAGAAACAATGTTCCGATTTTTGCTCCGGGTATTATTGATTGTATGATTGGTCTGCAGCTATGGATTTTTTCACAGGACCATGATTTTACAATAAGTGCTGCAGGAGACATGCCTTATTTATCAGATATTGTATTTGGCAGCAAAAAAGTAGGTGGAATCTTACTTGGAGGGGGCCTTACAAAACACTATACTTTAGCTTCAAACATTTTAAATGGTGGTCTTGATTGTGCAATTCAAATAACAATGGATAGACCGGAAGCAGGTAGTTTAGGTGGAGCTCCACTAGAAGAAGCTAAATCCTGGTCAAAAGCAAAATGCGGATCTAATTTAGCTACTGTTGTTGGGGATGTTACAATTATATTTCCATTAATCTATGCAGCAGCATTAGATAAAATTTAA
- the pyrF gene encoding orotidine-5'-phosphate decarboxylase yields MNIKNNLILALDVTNKDKALEICKQVKPYINTIKIGYPLTLAEGLKIIKIIKDEFNANIICDYKVADIDATNSKICDLTFDAGADAIICHGFVGSDSVRACLDSANDHGKEIFLLTEMSHPGAKMFLQKDAEAIAKMGVDMGITNYVAPATRLDRLSKIRDIAGDDACIISPGVGKQGGDAKKTLEFASAIIVGRSIYESDNPALACEKIITD; encoded by the coding sequence ATGAATATTAAAAATAACTTAATATTAGCACTTGATGTAACCAATAAAGACAAAGCACTTGAAATATGTAAACAGGTAAAACCTTATATCAACACAATAAAAATAGGATATCCGTTAACATTAGCTGAAGGATTAAAAATCATTAAAATTATAAAAGATGAATTTAATGCAAATATTATCTGCGATTATAAAGTTGCTGATATTGATGCTACCAATTCCAAAATCTGCGATTTAACATTTGATGCTGGAGCAGATGCAATAATCTGCCATGGTTTTGTAGGATCCGACAGTGTTCGGGCCTGTCTGGACAGTGCAAATGACCATGGAAAAGAAATATTTTTACTTACTGAAATGTCACATCCCGGAGCTAAAATGTTTTTACAAAAAGATGCTGAAGCCATAGCTAAAATGGGAGTCGACATGGGAATTACCAATTATGTTGCACCGGCTACCCGATTAGACAGATTAAGTAAAATAAGAGACATTGCAGGTGATGATGCCTGTATTATTTCTCCAGGTGTTGGAAAACAGGGAGGAGATGCTAAAAAAACTCTTGAATTTGCAAGTGCAATTATCGTTGGAAGAAGCATTTATGAATCTGATAATCCTGCACTAGCTTGTGAAAAAATAATAACGGATTAA
- a CDS encoding energy-coupling factor ABC transporter permease: MHIMEGFLPAEWCAVWFIISIPIVLYGVYQIKKITETTPESKALIAVSGAFMFILSSLKLPSVTGSCSHPTGNGFGAVLFGPAVTAVLASIVLIFQALLLAHGGITTLGANIFSMGIVGPFVAWIVYKSLIKSDVSSTIAVFFAAFLGDLLTYVATSFQLALAFPLPTFGAALYKFLIIFAVTQIPLAIGEGILTVIIWDRLKVYKPKLLKKLDVLSAKEN, from the coding sequence ATGCATATTATGGAAGGTTTTTTACCTGCAGAATGGTGTGCTGTTTGGTTTATTATATCAATACCAATAGTACTCTATGGTGTATATCAGATAAAGAAGATTACAGAAACTACTCCCGAATCTAAAGCTTTAATTGCTGTAAGCGGAGCGTTTATGTTTATTTTATCTTCATTGAAATTACCTTCTGTTACTGGAAGTTGTTCACATCCGACCGGTAATGGATTTGGTGCAGTATTATTTGGACCTGCAGTTACTGCAGTGTTAGCTTCAATAGTTTTAATTTTTCAAGCATTATTACTTGCACATGGTGGAATTACAACTTTAGGAGCAAATATATTTTCAATGGGTATTGTAGGCCCATTTGTAGCATGGATTGTTTATAAATCTTTAATAAAATCTGATGTTTCATCAACTATTGCAGTTTTCTTTGCAGCATTTTTAGGAGATTTATTGACTTATGTAGCTACATCATTCCAGTTAGCTCTTGCTTTCCCACTTCCTACTTTTGGAGCAGCATTATACAAATTTTTAATAATATTTGCTGTTACTCAAATACCGTTGGCAATTGGTGAAGGTATTTTGACTGTGATTATTTGGGATAGATTGAAAGTATATAAACCAAAATTGTTGAAAAAACTTGATGTATTAAGTGCTAAGGAAAATTAG
- a CDS encoding energy-coupling factor ABC transporter substrate-binding protein, protein MKKSTLIILLAVVIILFIAPLVMYNGYGEDEGYFGGADGQAGEAIEETGYEPWFSSIWEPPSGEIESLLFALQAAIGALIIGYAFGYWKGQSKKED, encoded by the coding sequence ATGAAAAAATCAACATTAATTATTTTATTAGCAGTTGTAATTATTTTGTTTATTGCACCATTAGTAATGTATAATGGATATGGTGAAGACGAAGGCTACTTTGGTGGAGCTGACGGTCAGGCTGGAGAAGCTATTGAAGAAACCGGTTATGAACCATGGTTTTCTTCTATCTGGGAACCTCCAAGTGGTGAAATTGAAAGTTTGCTTTTTGCACTTCAGGCAGCTATCGGGGCATTGATAATCGGATATGCATTTGGTTATTGGAAAGGTCAGTCTAAAAAAGAGGATTAA
- the cbiQ gene encoding cobalt ECF transporter T component CbiQ has translation MKFDMDYIAHHNRLTLMNSYYKIAIAIGLMIITLFLDNLYFDVIIFTLMLILIVGVARISFKSYLKFISIPAVFTIITCVFLLFFFGTGNIVWDSHFYGIAIRKDAVNLAIYTFFRIFACFSCLGFLGLTTPIAEVLHSLEVIKVPKIVIEIALLMYNTIFIFLNELDVMKKAQETRLGYNGYKTSFKSVAMLGSNIFLRSMDKAESLQHSLDSRGYDGEIPIYKPQNRR, from the coding sequence ATGAAATTTGACATGGACTACATTGCTCATCATAATAGATTAACTTTAATGAATTCCTATTATAAAATAGCTATTGCTATTGGATTAATGATAATTACATTATTTTTAGATAATCTATACTTTGATGTTATTATATTTACTTTAATGTTAATTTTAATAGTGGGAGTAGCCAGAATCTCATTTAAATCATATTTGAAGTTCATTTCTATTCCAGCAGTATTTACAATAATAACCTGTGTATTCTTATTGTTTTTCTTTGGAACGGGAAATATTGTTTGGGACAGCCATTTTTATGGAATTGCAATAAGAAAAGATGCCGTTAATCTGGCAATTTATACCTTTTTTAGAATTTTCGCATGTTTTTCATGTTTAGGATTTTTAGGTTTAACTACTCCAATAGCCGAGGTTTTACATTCCTTGGAAGTTATAAAAGTACCTAAAATAGTAATAGAAATTGCATTGCTTATGTATAATACAATTTTCATATTTTTAAATGAACTTGATGTAATGAAAAAAGCACAGGAAACAAGATTAGGTTATAATGGATATAAAACTTCATTTAAATCTGTAGCAATGCTGGGAAGCAATATATTTTTAAGATCTATGGATAAAGCAGAATCATTACAACATTCTCTGGATTCCAGAGGATATGATGGTGAAATTCCAATTTACAAACCTCAAAATAGAAGGTGA
- a CDS encoding ATP-binding cassette domain-containing protein, whose amino-acid sequence MLEARNISYSYDNDSQALKNVSLKIDDGEMVAILGKNGAGKSTLFLHFNGIYEPDDGEILIDGEKLKYNKKALLKCRQKVGIVFQNPDNQIFAPSVEEDVAFGPLNLKLPMDEVQHRVEEALKRVGMEGFEKKAPHHLSGGQKKRIAIAGILAMKPEIMILDEPTAGLDPQGALKIMNLLSELNKEGITIVISTHDVDLISQYVNKIFVMADGEIIGDGTPNEIFSNEDLIKKANLKLPIISELFKVLNIKNKVSIENNDYPLTINEAVDKISELIKN is encoded by the coding sequence GTGTTAGAAGCAAGGAATATTAGTTATTCTTATGATAATGATTCACAAGCTCTAAAAAATGTGAGTTTAAAAATAGATGATGGTGAAATGGTAGCAATACTTGGTAAAAACGGAGCAGGCAAATCAACATTATTCCTGCATTTCAATGGAATTTACGAACCTGATGATGGTGAAATTTTAATTGATGGTGAAAAATTAAAGTATAACAAAAAAGCATTACTTAAATGCAGACAAAAAGTAGGAATAGTTTTTCAAAATCCGGATAATCAAATATTTGCTCCAAGTGTAGAGGAAGACGTGGCATTTGGACCGCTGAATTTAAAATTACCTATGGATGAAGTTCAGCATAGAGTAGAAGAAGCTTTAAAAAGAGTAGGAATGGAAGGATTTGAGAAAAAAGCACCACATCATTTAAGCGGCGGGCAGAAAAAAAGAATAGCCATTGCAGGAATATTGGCTATGAAACCTGAAATAATGATTTTAGATGAACCTACTGCAGGTTTGGATCCTCAGGGAGCATTAAAAATCATGAATTTATTATCTGAGCTTAACAAAGAAGGAATTACAATTGTAATTTCAACACATGATGTTGATTTGATTTCCCAGTATGTAAATAAAATATTTGTTATGGCTGACGGTGAAATTATAGGTGACGGAACTCCTAATGAAATATTTTCCAATGAAGATTTAATTAAAAAAGCTAATCTGAAGCTTCCAATAATATCTGAACTTTTTAAAGTACTGAATATTAAAAATAAAGTAAGTATTGAAAATAATGATTATCCTTTGACAATTAATGAAGCAGTAGATAAAATTTCAGAACTGATAAAAAATTAA
- the ribC gene encoding riboflavin synthase — translation MRIGICDTTFARFDMGAAAIDELKNNATDLTIIRQTVPGVKDLPVTAKILIEEENCDIVMALGMPGPMEKDKVCAHEASTGLINAQLMTNKHILEVFVHEDEEDNPEDLKVLAENRAREHAQNLIKMMYHPKAMRKEAGTGVREGKPNVGPL, via the coding sequence ATGAGGATTGGAATTTGTGATACAACTTTTGCTCGTTTTGATATGGGAGCTGCAGCTATTGATGAATTAAAGAATAATGCTACAGATTTAACTATTATTCGCCAGACAGTTCCTGGAGTTAAAGATTTGCCTGTTACAGCTAAAATTCTAATTGAAGAGGAAAATTGTGATATTGTAATGGCACTTGGAATGCCGGGACCTATGGAAAAAGATAAAGTATGTGCTCATGAAGCATCTACAGGTCTTATTAATGCACAATTGATGACTAATAAACATATTTTGGAAGTATTTGTCCATGAAGATGAAGAGGATAATCCTGAAGACCTTAAGGTATTGGCTGAAAACAGAGCACGTGAACATGCACAAAATCTTATTAAAATGATGTATCATCCAAAAGCTATGAGAAAAGAAGCCGGAACTGGAGTCCGTGAAGGAAAGCCTAATGTAGGACCATTATAA
- a CDS encoding glycosyltransferase family 2 protein, translating into MTVENEFKVSMEDRKQTYVIIPAYNEETRVRPVIEAIADMGFKIILVNDGSTDGTLDILKDVQRKYPENIFIYSHVINRGVGLAMQTGFEAVLKHNPKYIVNIDADGQHSVDDLESVLEPLVTGRAEAVIGVRSLKDMPTSKNFGNSVMNILTHIFYGVEVSDSQTGFRALTKSALNKISINAQGYLISSEFIREINDNNIPFEEVTIETIYTPETQAKGTNYKVGIKILFTMIRHKLFD; encoded by the coding sequence ATGACTGTTGAAAATGAATTTAAAGTATCGATGGAAGACAGAAAACAGACTTATGTTATTATTCCAGCTTATAATGAAGAAACAAGAGTCAGACCGGTAATTGAAGCTATAGCTGATATGGGGTTTAAGATAATTCTGGTTAATGACGGATCAACTGACGGTACTTTAGATATTCTAAAGGATGTTCAAAGGAAATATCCTGAAAATATTTTTATTTATTCTCATGTTATTAATCGTGGTGTCGGATTAGCTATGCAGACAGGTTTTGAAGCTGTTTTAAAACATAATCCGAAATATATTGTAAATATTGATGCTGACGGGCAACACTCTGTAGATGATTTGGAAAGTGTCCTTGAACCGTTAGTTACAGGTAGGGCTGAAGCGGTTATTGGTGTACGTTCTTTAAAAGATATGCCTACATCTAAAAATTTTGGAAATTCTGTAATGAATATATTGACACATATTTTTTATGGTGTTGAGGTTTCTGACTCTCAGACAGGATTTAGGGCATTAACTAAAAGTGCATTAAATAAAATATCTATTAATGCTCAGGGTTATTTAATTTCTTCAGAATTTATACGAGAAATCAATGATAATAATATTCCTTTTGAAGAAGTGACAATTGAGACTATTTACACTCCTGAAACACAGGCAAAAGGAACCAATTACAAAGTCGGAATTAAAATATTGTTTACAATGATTAGACATAAATTATTCGATTAA
- a CDS encoding DUF2304 domain-containing protein, protein MFFYSLVFPIIAVLAILWFVVRVRNGKNTISTLVLWIILWVFLVLFALAPDVSMVFANLFGITRGLDFIFIVVFAVMAYIIFKLYYKLDKLENDINKMVKEIALDNEISLSDDED, encoded by the coding sequence ATGTTTTTTTATTCTTTAGTATTTCCTATAATTGCAGTATTGGCTATTTTATGGTTTGTTGTACGTGTTAGAAATGGAAAAAATACAATTAGTACATTAGTGCTGTGGATTATATTATGGGTTTTCTTAGTGCTCTTTGCACTGGCTCCGGATGTCAGTATGGTCTTTGCTAATTTATTTGGAATAACAAGGGGACTTGATTTTATTTTTATTGTAGTATTTGCTGTAATGGCTTATATTATATTCAAATTATATTACAAGTTGGATAAATTGGAAAATGACATCAACAAAATGGTTAAAGAAATCGCATTGGATAATGAAATTTCATTATCTGATGATGAAGATTAA
- a CDS encoding (Fe-S)-binding protein, whose protein sequence is MLYFRGCTAREKETGIAEATEKLLGLANVDYHILDDEKCCGSVLLRTGFEDEAKKQIAKNTEVFGDETILTSCAGCYKTLLQDYEGLDVIHISELLAILIDEGRLKFNKKDLDVTYHDSCHLGRHCKVFDEPREAIESVANLIEMENIKENSLCCGAGGGVKSAYPQIASELAEARISQAKDTNCDILITPCPFCKLNLKDYGLEVLDLTEFLIKYGGE, encoded by the coding sequence ATGTTATATTTTAGAGGATGTACTGCAAGAGAAAAAGAAACAGGTATTGCTGAGGCTACAGAAAAGCTATTGGGATTGGCTAATGTGGATTATCATATATTGGATGATGAGAAATGTTGCGGTTCAGTTTTACTTCGAACAGGTTTTGAAGATGAGGCTAAAAAGCAAATAGCTAAAAATACTGAAGTTTTTGGTGATGAAACAATACTGACTTCATGTGCGGGATGTTATAAGACTTTACTTCAGGATTATGAAGGGCTGGATGTTATTCATATTTCGGAACTGCTGGCTATTTTAATTGATGAAGGCAGGTTAAAGTTCAATAAAAAAGATCTGGATGTTACATATCATGATTCATGTCATTTGGGAAGGCATTGTAAAGTATTTGATGAACCGAGGGAAGCTATTGAATCAGTAGCTAATTTAATTGAAATGGAAAATATTAAAGAAAATAGTTTATGCTGTGGAGCTGGAGGTGGAGTAAAGTCAGCTTATCCTCAAATTGCATCAGAACTTGCAGAAGCCAGAATCAGTCAGGCTAAGGATACTAATTGTGATATACTGATTACACCATGTCCTTTTTGTAAACTTAATTTAAAAGATTATGGTTTAGAGGTTTTGGATTTAACAGAATTTTTAATTAAATATGGGGGAGAATAA